The Anopheles moucheti chromosome 3, idAnoMoucSN_F20_07, whole genome shotgun sequence genome contains the following window.
CCCCCTTCTTTTATGCTCTTAATCTTACTATTCACTAAACATCTGTGCTGTGCGTTTGGATACGCACCTTCTTAACGCTACCGTTCCGCTGCATTCGTGGTGATTGATTGCCGCCGGAGTAGCCGGGATTGCGGATGCCCAACCCGTCCGTTGTTGTGTTTGGTGGGCGGGGTTTCTTGAGGCTCGATCGTAACGGTGTTCTCGTTACTGATCCCGACCCGATCGTCGAACCGTTCGAGACGGTTGTAACGGTCGTGTTGACCGATTGCATACTACCATTCATGCCGGAAGAGTATGGCCGCCCGGATGAATCTGTTACTGCAATGCCTAAAATGGGAAGAAGTAGTAAGCACATAAGCACATACTTTCTGGTCGGTGTGGTACATCCTGCATCTACCACTTACCATTGGGATTGTGTGACGGCTCTCGGAAGCCGGGATTATTATAGGTGGAACCGGTACGACCACCTCCTCGACCGTTGGACGTTGCGTTCGACAACATGGTTGGGTCACCCTCGGGTCGCTTCGTAAGGATACGATCGTACGCGGCCAAAGCGAGCAGCGCTAGGGACAGTGCCGTCACGAGAATTTGCAGATAGAAAGATATCCCCCGTGTGATCCTATAGCCTCGAGCATAGTCATCGGTTTGTAGCGCAAACAGAATTGCAGCCGCTATGGATAGACCGGCGGCCAGTACGGCTGCGACTAGCTTCACCATTACCAGCGCTTTGTAGCTCATACAGACACGATCGCGAGACGATATCATCGCAATTTGGATTATGCTCAGGACGCAAAAGATCCCGAACAGTGCGCATCCACCGACCGCCAACAGTCCGCTCACAAACACGACGGCTGAATGAAACAATATGGAAGTATGTTAATAAGAAAACTAACAATTAACTCTGAAAAGGTTTGTTCATTGGTATAACGATATTAAACGCTATTTACTATATctaaaatttaatcaattcaGACATATGAGGAGCAAATATAATCTCTTAAATTATTCTTATTTGCTTTTCACCACAGTAAGAGGCGAATCGTGAGAGGAATTGGATGCTTCTTCAAATGTTGTCCCGCTGCACTGATTATCAATGTAATGCCGTTTTGTTATGTTGTTGTAGAACACAAATCAGAGTTCAGACTCAATAAGCATTCGGTGATGCTTGGTCACTTCCACTAGTGGCACAGACGAAACTTCACAATCACCTATAAAGACCATCGTCATTTGTACGTCTTGCTTTGTCTGATAAGACCGGCCCAGTCAGTTTTGCTTGCTGTAGCGTACCGTCGATCAGTTAGTGTTTGTAGTTTGTAGGAGGAAGAGTCATTTGTTGAGAAGTTCAGTCGAAGATCACCATGTTCCTTACGATGGAACAACTATTTCTCCTGCTAGGATTAGTGCTTCAGTTTACCAACGGTCTGTTCATTAATCCGTACGAAAAAATATGGCCTCGTGGTCAGTTTTTGTCCTCCCCGATAAAAGGAAACAATGGCGACCCACTCCTGCTGACACCCTACATCGAAAGTGGAAACATATCGGCAGGTCAAAGTGCGGCCCGAGTCCAACACAGTCGTATTCGAGGGATCGAATCGTACGCCGGGTTTCTCACGGTGGACAAGCGTTTCAACTCGAACCTCTACTTCTGGTACTTTCCGGCGAAAGAGAATCGCACAACGGCACCGCTCATTCTCTGGCTGCAAGGTGGCCCCGGCGCATCGTCTCTGTTCGGACTGTTCGAAGAGAATGGACCGTTACGTGTTACGGCGGATCTGATGGTAGTAGAACGGGAGtactcctggtatcagaaccaTCATATGCTGTACATTGACAATCCGGTAGGGACGGGATTTAGTTTTACCGACAGTGAAACGGGCTATGCACGCAACCAGGTACAGATAGGCGAGGAGCTGTATTCAGCTGTGGTACAGTTTTTACGGCTCTTTCCGATGCTACAATCACTTCCGTTCTACATTACGGGAGAATCGTATGCGGGAAAGTATGTTCCTACGCTGGGGCATACGATTCACCAGAAGAATGCCAACCCCACATCACTCTTCGTCAATCTGGCGGGTATGGCAATTGGTAACGGGTACAGTGATCCGGTAAATCAACTAAACTACGGCGAGTATCTCTACCAGCTCGGATTGATTGATAGCAATGCACTGGAACGGTTCGAACAGGATGAGCAAACCGTCACAGCCTGCCTCGCGAAGGACAACTATCGCTGTGCGTTCGAGATTATGGATGATCTGCTCGATGGTGATGCAAACGGTGGTGGTTCATTCTTCCGCAACGTGAGCGGGTTCGAAACGTACTACAACTATCTGCACCCGGCTGAAGATCCTACGGATGCAGTATATTTGTTGGGATTCTTAAATCTGGACGAAACGCGACGCGCTTTGCACGTCGGTGATCAACCATTTCACGATCTCGACCAGGACAATATGGTCGAACGATTCCTGGAGGAGGATGTGTTCGCTAGTGTAGCACCATGGATTGCCGAGTTGTTGCAACACTACCGGATCATGTTCTACAACGGTCAGCTGGACATCATCTGTGCTTATCCGATGATGGTAAACTATCTGCAGATGTTGCAGTTTGATGGTGCCAACTACTACCGGAGCGTACCAAGAGGGAAGCTAGAGATTGACGGTGAAATTGCAGCCTACTTTAAGCTGGCATTCGGCCTAGTAGAGGTTTTGGTGCGTGATGCGGGTCACATGGTGCCGCGTGATCAACCCAAATGGGCACACAGCTTAATAACAGCATTCACGCATCCGGGTTCGGTCGAAGGGTTTGTTTAACATTACACTGATCCTTCCATTTCTGTAAGGCATCTTCTTACGAAGTGCTCTTCTCGCACAAAATCGTACAGGACACACTATTAGAAGCTGTAAGATAGAAGAATGTAAAAAGAAATCCCTGAGATGGCAACAAATTGTAATCTTCATCGTGTTTTCATCAAAAACATTACTTGTTTTATgcagtgaaataaaatgttttaacatactggcaaacatttgcaaatgtttctagTCTTTGTTCTTAACAGAAGTGGTATTCTTCTGTATAATAAGTGTGGGATTATTCCAATACTTTTTGTCCAAAATCATAATCCAAAAGTCcaaagtttctttttctttatcggcacaacaacctcaagagctCTCTAgttctgccatttctggcttcttctttgactttatttacccttaGCTGGATAGTTAGTCCTGCGTACGagagattggtccggatggaataTTGGATCGGTCCTGTCGTATGAAAACCAGCGTTGCTATCAATACACCAAAGGACCAGTTGCCGGACCAAAGCTTAATTAAAAGATTCTACCGAGGAACGATCTTGACAGTACTTGTCGACCTTGCCATGTTAGTAATAAATTGATATCCTTCTTAAGCCTAACGTTTCTCTACATTCTATGTATTCTTACCATCCGGTTTGAAGCGTCCAACATCACCGCACCGTTCCCGATAGTTGAGCACCTGACACTTTTGCCAAGGACTAAAATATCCACGATCCTCTGTAAAAAGGAGAAAATCGAgtcaatacaataaaaaaacaaacacgaaagCTGGCACTGTCTCATCCAACACTCACCCATACCGCGGCCCTCGTA
Protein-coding sequences here:
- the LOC128300971 gene encoding uncharacterized protein LOC128300971, encoding MPAIKPNIYAVIVTSVGFLCLVISATAVGVPVWAYYEGRGMEDRGYFSPWQKCQVLNYRERCGDVGRFKPDAVVFVSGLLAVGGCALFGIFCVLSIIQIAMISSRDRVCMSYKALVMVKLVAAVLAAGLSIAAAILFALQTDDYARGYRITRGISFYLQILVTALSLALLALAAYDRILTKRPEGDPTMLSNATSNGRGGGRTGSTYNNPGFREPSHNPNGIAVTDSSGRPYSSGMNGSMQSVNTTVTTVSNGSTIGSGSVTRTPLRSSLKKPRPPNTTTDGLGIRNPGYSGGNQSPRMQRNGSVKKVRIQTHSTDV
- the LOC128300970 gene encoding vitellogenic carboxypeptidase-like → MFLTMEQLFLLLGLVLQFTNGLFINPYEKIWPRGQFLSSPIKGNNGDPLLLTPYIESGNISAGQSAARVQHSRIRGIESYAGFLTVDKRFNSNLYFWYFPAKENRTTAPLILWLQGGPGASSLFGLFEENGPLRVTADLMVVEREYSWYQNHHMLYIDNPVGTGFSFTDSETGYARNQVQIGEELYSAVVQFLRLFPMLQSLPFYITGESYAGKYVPTLGHTIHQKNANPTSLFVNLAGMAIGNGYSDPVNQLNYGEYLYQLGLIDSNALERFEQDEQTVTACLAKDNYRCAFEIMDDLLDGDANGGGSFFRNVSGFETYYNYLHPAEDPTDAVYLLGFLNLDETRRALHVGDQPFHDLDQDNMVERFLEEDVFASVAPWIAELLQHYRIMFYNGQLDIICAYPMMVNYLQMLQFDGANYYRSVPRGKLEIDGEIAAYFKLAFGLVEVLVRDAGHMVPRDQPKWAHSLITAFTHPGSVEGFV